One Roseofilum casamattae BLCC-M143 genomic region harbors:
- a CDS encoding bifunctional serine/threonine-protein kinase/ABC transporter substrate-binding protein has protein sequence MMAEEWHPDELIDNRYRIIKRLGGGSFGQTYLAVDERKFNHSCVIKRLQPLFTQLPSLDKARELFEREAQALDKLGKYSQIPELYAYSWEKFYLVQELIVGNDLSHEIERRWNEQKIIEFLQDVLTTLDFVHRHQNLHCDLKPENLMRRKNDGKIVLIDFGTVKVGSNKHFDRECVIVEDYTIVAGTPGYMAAEHYYGKPRSGSDIYSLGISAIQFLTGQKPKKFKRDKNLEIVWQEEVNLGEELTKILTKMVRYDFKDRYQTVKEVRQDLQRYLEESCDRPQDENLIILKKQNVLEPGKWKPTKNTQSIERKRQLIVFVSIVFLVIMGMLFYYQRVRWEFELCSDIKTNRSNNQGSRRSIGEKFFMQREIKITEHKAEAAQLFQSCNFKLAQKLLEMSLQIQRNDPENLIYLNNAKVADRPSVRIITSVPIETNPDIAKEILRGVAQVQKEVNDNYDINGKKLVVEIASDDSDQDIVKNLAREFVNDPNILAVVGHHTSGASLAGAPIYEEGKLVAISPTSSSPLLSEYKHYIFRTASSDSQEAKKLRELIYGNRIVQNLAICVANSSTYSRGFKDVFEAEVKQRDETLYRKLKSHNCNLDDVWGLDEQPKTQDEQLKTARELVEKMEEDGVQALLLVPSGRTNDAALAIAKVNQGHLPLFAASTLYQENTLHKGGKNVEGMILATPWYPNSNPDRDFADNAKELWGAEVASWRTASAYNATWAIIDALKSLPISTPPTREALQETLSSERFSSRGASGPFAFDKNGNVLGDIYLVEIVKRANNQLNFKLIE, from the coding sequence ATGATGGCTGAAGAATGGCATCCCGATGAATTAATTGACAATCGCTATCGGATTATTAAGCGTTTGGGTGGAGGCTCTTTTGGTCAAACTTATTTAGCCGTAGATGAAAGAAAGTTTAATCATTCTTGTGTCATTAAACGGTTGCAACCTTTATTTACACAACTTCCTAGCTTAGATAAGGCAAGAGAATTATTTGAACGCGAGGCACAAGCTCTCGATAAATTAGGAAAATATTCCCAGATCCCCGAATTATATGCCTATTCTTGGGAAAAATTCTATTTAGTTCAAGAGCTAATTGTAGGGAATGATCTCTCTCACGAAATAGAAAGAAGGTGGAACGAACAGAAAATTATTGAATTTTTGCAAGATGTTCTGACAACTTTGGATTTTGTTCATCGCCATCAGAATCTTCATTGTGACCTAAAACCCGAAAACTTAATGAGACGTAAAAATGACGGTAAAATCGTATTAATTGATTTTGGTACGGTAAAAGTAGGGAGTAATAAACATTTTGATAGAGAATGTGTGATTGTTGAAGATTATACAATAGTGGCAGGGACTCCCGGATACATGGCAGCAGAACATTATTATGGAAAGCCACGAAGTGGGAGTGACATATATTCATTGGGGATTAGCGCTATTCAATTTTTGACAGGTCAAAAGCCGAAAAAATTTAAGCGGGATAAAAATTTAGAAATTGTTTGGCAAGAGGAAGTAAATCTGGGGGAGGAACTTACCAAAATTCTGACAAAGATGGTGAGATACGATTTTAAAGATAGGTATCAAACAGTAAAAGAAGTTAGGCAAGACTTGCAAAGATATCTAGAAGAAAGTTGCGATCGCCCACAAGATGAGAACCTAATCATCTTGAAAAAGCAAAACGTGTTAGAACCAGGAAAATGGAAACCCACTAAAAACACCCAAAGCATAGAAAGAAAAAGGCAACTGATTGTGTTCGTTTCGATAGTATTTTTGGTAATTATGGGGATGTTATTTTATTATCAAAGAGTTCGATGGGAATTCGAACTGTGTTCGGACATTAAAACCAATCGATCCAATAACCAAGGAAGCAGAAGAAGTATAGGAGAAAAGTTTTTCATGCAGAGGGAAATAAAAATCACAGAACATAAGGCAGAAGCTGCACAATTGTTCCAAAGTTGTAATTTTAAATTAGCCCAAAAATTGCTAGAAATGTCTCTGCAAATTCAGCGAAATGATCCGGAAAATCTGATTTACTTAAATAATGCAAAAGTTGCTGACCGACCAAGTGTCAGAATTATTACTAGTGTGCCAATTGAGACTAATCCTGATATAGCGAAAGAAATTTTACGGGGAGTTGCTCAAGTTCAAAAAGAAGTGAATGATAACTATGACATTAATGGAAAGAAGTTAGTCGTGGAAATTGCCAGCGATGATAGCGATCAGGATATTGTCAAAAATTTAGCACGTGAATTTGTCAACGATCCAAATATTTTAGCTGTTGTCGGCCATCATACCAGTGGTGCTTCCCTTGCAGGTGCTCCAATTTATGAAGAAGGGAAGTTAGTCGCGATCTCACCAACTAGCAGTTCTCCACTGTTATCTGAGTATAAACACTATATATTCCGAACAGCTTCTAGCGATTCTCAAGAAGCAAAGAAACTTAGAGAATTAATTTACGGCAACAGGATAGTCCAGAACTTAGCGATTTGTGTAGCCAATTCTTCTACCTACTCTAGAGGATTTAAGGATGTATTTGAGGCAGAAGTAAAACAACGAGATGAGACTTTATATCGTAAATTAAAATCCCATAATTGTAATCTAGATGATGTCTGGGGCCTGGATGAACAACCTAAAACACAAGACGAACAACTCAAAACTGCTCGAGAATTGGTAGAAAAAATGGAAGAAGATGGAGTACAAGCTTTGTTATTAGTTCCCAGTGGAAGAACCAATGACGCCGCATTGGCAATCGCAAAAGTCAATCAAGGTCATTTACCTTTGTTTGCCGCAAGCACTTTATATCAAGAGAATACCCTACATAAGGGAGGAAAAAATGTTGAAGGCATGATCTTAGCGACTCCTTGGTATCCTAATAGCAACCCAGATCGTGATTTTGCTGACAATGCAAAAGAGTTGTGGGGAGCAGAGGTTGCATCTTGGCGAACTGCATCGGCTTATAATGCTACTTGGGCTATTATAGATGCTTTGAAATCTTTACCTATTTCTACTCCACCAACTCGCGAAGCACTACAAGAAACTTTGTCCAGCGAGCGATTTTCATCTAGAGGAGCATCAGGGCCATTTGCTTTCGATAAAAATGGAAACGTTTTAGGAGATATTTATCTGGTTGAAATTGTCAAAAGAGCCAATAATCAGCTTAATTTTAAATTAATTGAGTAA
- the gltX gene encoding glutamate--tRNA ligase, which translates to MSVRVRIAPSPTGNLHIGTARTAVFNWLFARHLGGRFILRIEDTDEERSRSEYTDNILEGLSWLGLNWDEGPFYQSQRLELYKEAVQGLLDRGLAYRCYCTPDELDAMRDRQKAAGLAPRYDNRHRNLTADEQAVFVAEGRKPVIRFKIDDDRAIVWKDLVRGTVSWKASDLGGDMVIARASDSEGVGQPLYNMAVVVDDMDMSISHVIRGEDHIANTAKQILLYEALGGEVPEFAHTPLILNKEGRKLSKRDGVTSISDFRNMGYVAPGLANYMTLLGWTAPDATQELFTLEEAAKVFSFDRVNQAGAKFDWDKLNWINSQYLHHMPVAELTDLLVPQWQAAGYEFDAQEQRGWLEQIVTLIAPSLTRLEDANELAKMFFTATVTFSEDAQTQLQKEGVKAILESTVAALDSDTVTEERLKEIIKSVTKEHKVKKGLVMRSLRAGLTGDVHGPDLIQSWLLWHEKGEDRDRLNQALATL; encoded by the coding sequence GTGAGCGTTAGAGTTAGAATTGCACCGAGTCCTACGGGGAACTTACATATTGGCACGGCAAGAACGGCTGTGTTTAACTGGTTATTTGCTCGTCATCTAGGCGGCCGGTTTATCCTGAGAATTGAAGATACTGACGAAGAGCGATCGCGGTCTGAATATACTGATAATATCCTGGAAGGTTTGTCCTGGCTGGGTCTCAACTGGGATGAGGGGCCGTTTTATCAGTCCCAGCGGCTGGAACTCTATAAGGAAGCGGTACAAGGGTTACTCGATCGCGGACTGGCTTATCGCTGTTATTGTACTCCAGATGAGTTGGATGCAATGCGCGATCGGCAAAAGGCGGCTGGTTTAGCTCCTCGGTATGATAACCGCCATCGCAATTTAACGGCGGACGAGCAAGCGGTGTTTGTGGCGGAAGGACGGAAACCGGTTATTCGGTTTAAGATAGATGACGATCGCGCGATCGTTTGGAAGGATTTAGTCCGAGGGACGGTGAGCTGGAAGGCGAGCGACTTAGGTGGCGATATGGTAATTGCTCGCGCGTCGGATAGCGAAGGAGTCGGTCAGCCTCTTTATAATATGGCTGTGGTGGTGGATGATATGGATATGTCCATCTCTCATGTCATTCGCGGCGAAGACCATATTGCCAATACGGCTAAACAGATTTTACTCTACGAAGCGTTAGGAGGAGAGGTTCCCGAGTTCGCCCACACTCCTTTAATTTTGAATAAGGAAGGCCGCAAGTTATCGAAGCGCGATGGCGTTACCTCAATTTCTGATTTCCGCAATATGGGTTATGTGGCTCCCGGTTTGGCGAATTATATGACGCTGTTGGGATGGACGGCTCCGGATGCGACGCAAGAGTTGTTTACTCTGGAGGAGGCAGCAAAGGTCTTTAGTTTCGATCGCGTTAACCAAGCCGGTGCTAAGTTTGATTGGGATAAGCTCAATTGGATTAATAGCCAATATTTACATCATATGCCAGTGGCGGAGCTAACTGACTTGCTCGTTCCGCAATGGCAAGCGGCGGGATACGAGTTCGACGCGCAGGAACAACGAGGGTGGTTGGAGCAGATTGTTACACTAATCGCTCCCAGTTTAACTCGTTTAGAGGATGCTAACGAACTGGCGAAAATGTTCTTTACCGCTACGGTTACATTTTCGGAGGACGCACAAACGCAATTGCAAAAAGAGGGCGTTAAGGCTATACTCGAGAGTACTGTCGCCGCCCTCGACTCCGATACTGTAACCGAGGAGCGGTTGAAAGAAATTATTAAGTCAGTAACGAAAGAGCATAAAGTGAAAAAAGGACTGGTGATGCGAAGTCTTCGCGCCGGTCTCACCGGTGACGTGCACGGGCCGGATTTGATTCAGTCTTGGTTATTGTGGCACGAGAAAGGGGAAGATCGCGATCGCTTAAACCAAGCCTTAGCCACATTATAG
- a CDS encoding peroxiredoxin-like family protein: MSLTQDLQNTQQEIRAGHSESIRATMDTATEQLRTSGIIEQACKTGDIAPDFSLPNATGKTVVLSELLKTGPVVVSYYRGQWCPYCNLELRALQQIVPDLRDRNATLVTISPQTPDNSLSTSEKNELTFEVLSDVGNQVARSYGLVFALPESLRPLYQNFGLDIPAHNGDDTFELPIPATYVIAPDGKVALGFVDADYTKRLDPSEILAALDAL, from the coding sequence ATGAGCTTAACTCAAGACTTGCAGAACACACAACAAGAAATTCGCGCCGGACATTCCGAAAGCATTAGAGCAACAATGGATACGGCAACCGAACAACTGCGCACCTCTGGTATTATCGAGCAAGCCTGTAAAACCGGCGATATAGCTCCTGATTTTTCCTTACCCAATGCAACGGGAAAAACCGTTGTCCTGAGCGAGTTACTCAAAACGGGACCGGTTGTTGTTTCTTATTATCGCGGTCAATGGTGTCCTTATTGCAACCTAGAGTTGCGGGCCCTGCAACAAATCGTACCGGATTTACGCGATCGCAATGCCACATTAGTCACCATTTCTCCCCAAACTCCGGATAACTCATTATCAACCTCTGAGAAAAATGAGCTGACATTTGAAGTGCTCAGCGATGTAGGCAACCAAGTGGCTCGCAGCTATGGTTTAGTTTTTGCTCTACCGGAGTCTCTGCGTCCCTTGTATCAAAACTTTGGTCTCGATATTCCAGCTCATAATGGGGATGATACGTTCGAGTTGCCAATTCCAGCAACTTATGTTATTGCTCCAGACGGTAAGGTTGCTCTCGGGTTTGTTGATGCTGATTATACAAAACGCTTAGACCCGAGTGAAATTTTAGCAGCTTTGGATGCTTTGTAG
- a CDS encoding cupin-like domain-containing protein, whose translation MSDSQPNQPLSITLPPLRITVNQQNSQQQVNLEWLAQNKDAIANAQPQIPDNWKRWISLNKLFNKSEQSMIETMQNNGVDPAIARIAINQVATESSFAIGNNIAQLLRKLESTLAIQQQLATLSSKTTTIERRSGVSQQEFIDRYYATNTPVILTDLMHDWPAMKTWSPEYFKQKYGHVDVEIQANRNSNPEYEIQCEKHKQTIRLSDYVDRILTGGKNNDYYMVANNQNLERDELKGLLDEIIFFPEFLNGDDRSNKVFFWFGPAGTITPLHHDPVNLMMAQIYGRKRWRVFSPQQTPLLYNHVGVFSKVDCENPDYQKYPLFKNTTPIEVILEPGEVIFMPVGWWHQVKALDPSISLSFTNFVFPNCYNWQDPQIHSW comes from the coding sequence ATGAGCGATTCGCAACCGAACCAACCCCTCAGCATTACCTTACCTCCCTTGCGGATTACGGTAAACCAGCAGAATAGCCAACAACAGGTTAACTTAGAATGGCTGGCGCAAAATAAAGACGCGATCGCCAACGCTCAACCGCAAATTCCCGATAACTGGAAGCGGTGGATTTCTTTAAATAAGCTGTTTAATAAATCGGAACAGTCGATGATTGAGACCATGCAAAACAATGGAGTCGATCCGGCGATCGCGCGCATCGCCATTAACCAAGTTGCGACGGAGTCATCATTTGCGATCGGCAATAATATTGCTCAACTGCTGCGAAAATTAGAGTCCACCTTAGCCATTCAGCAACAACTGGCAACCTTATCCTCGAAAACGACAACAATCGAACGGCGATCGGGAGTTTCACAACAAGAGTTTATCGATCGCTATTATGCCACCAATACTCCGGTAATTTTAACCGATCTGATGCACGACTGGCCGGCGATGAAAACTTGGTCTCCAGAGTATTTTAAACAAAAATACGGTCATGTTGATGTCGAAATTCAAGCAAATCGCAATAGCAATCCAGAATACGAAATTCAGTGCGAAAAGCACAAACAAACCATTCGTCTCTCCGATTATGTCGATCGCATTTTAACCGGAGGCAAAAATAACGATTACTACATGGTCGCGAATAATCAGAATTTGGAACGGGACGAATTAAAAGGATTGCTGGATGAGATTATCTTTTTCCCCGAATTTCTTAATGGAGACGATAGGAGCAATAAAGTCTTTTTCTGGTTCGGTCCGGCGGGAACAATTACCCCATTGCACCACGATCCGGTGAACTTAATGATGGCACAAATTTACGGTCGCAAACGCTGGCGAGTATTCTCTCCACAACAAACTCCCCTGCTTTACAATCATGTTGGTGTCTTTAGTAAAGTTGATTGCGAAAATCCCGATTATCAAAAGTATCCTTTATTTAAAAATACGACTCCAATTGAAGTTATTTTGGAACCGGGAGAAGTCATTTTTATGCCAGTGGGATGGTGGCATCAAGTGAAAGCCTTAGATCCGAGTATTTCCCTATCATTTACCAACTTTGTTTTTCCGAACTGCTATAACTGGCAAGATCCGCAGATTCACTCCTGGTAG
- a CDS encoding YqiA/YcfP family alpha/beta fold hydrolase → MFYYIYLHGFASSPASFKAREIARYFRDRNLTLHIPDLNQGDFSHLTLTRQLQQVGQQIEATSDPVYLIGSSLGGLTAAWLAEQYSQIERLVLLAPAFDFYPYWLSVLTHAERSQWQQEGYRSIYHYGERRSLPLHYNFITDLLQYSRTGLTRTIPTLIVHGKQDETIPIQGSRDYAKVRSLVQLIELESDHGLGNCLPEICTAIDSFFQISS, encoded by the coding sequence TTGTTTTATTATATCTACTTACACGGATTTGCCTCATCTCCTGCCTCATTTAAGGCGCGCGAAATCGCTCGTTATTTTCGCGATCGCAACTTAACCTTACATATCCCCGACCTGAACCAAGGAGATTTTTCTCATCTTACCTTAACCCGACAACTGCAACAAGTCGGCCAACAAATTGAGGCAACCTCTGACCCAGTGTATCTCATTGGCTCTAGCTTGGGTGGGTTAACCGCAGCCTGGTTAGCCGAACAATATTCTCAGATCGAACGGTTAGTCTTACTCGCTCCTGCCTTTGACTTCTATCCTTACTGGTTATCTGTATTAACCCATGCCGAACGATCGCAATGGCAGCAAGAGGGATACCGGTCAATCTATCATTATGGCGAACGGCGATCGCTCCCTTTGCACTATAATTTCATTACCGATCTGCTCCAGTATTCCCGCACTGGTTTAACTCGCACCATACCCACCCTCATCGTACACGGAAAACAGGATGAGACCATTCCCATCCAGGGAAGTCGAGATTATGCGAAAGTGCGATCGCTCGTGCAATTAATCGAACTCGAGAGCGACCATGGATTAGGCAATTGTCTCCCCGAAATTTGCACCGCCATCGACTCTTTTTTCCAGATTTCCTCCTAA
- a CDS encoding glycoside hydrolase family 2 protein, whose translation MNQRFKQKLVHWLGLLAIALITLSCIGNLNNSSASAPMNTSPCRTFNITNYPPLTQVPENSDRAQFYLNGIWEFQPAISPTTDASPQSSPDSESWGKIRVPGDWQRENDPRNPGLLSRGTGDIWSRFEGKTLGRAWYRKTVQIPQSWAGRRILLNLDRVSTDAQIYVNDRPCGTIEWPYGAVDITPSVKLGEENTLTLLVSAFADAEDRTIIMGPGEIYTSPAKLGSRGLIGEVRLLSIPESAWISDVFVQPSTRNQSIKLNIELTDITEPGAVQIRAAMLDEHGNVEQQFSAQQEVQATPTQTLNVSWNWENPRLWDVQQPNLYTLRLQIEGKSIQDTYDQSFGFREFWIEGKRFYLNGTELRLRPVYHRDLWQSWWVGNPQVMDKMIQGYQAAGFNIAEVWPVDHDERGRWHFRELLAERADLKGLPLMGPVLPMHVLAKSKDWNRPEVRERWEQRMETEMRRYRNHPSIVMWVTNANYYGHSDDQNPRRIGMQTVEGTIGKNPARYWHNYVASGKEAIAIIKEHDTTRSVISHQGAAVGDVYSLNSYLGMIPLQEREEWLSNWQANGDMPYMTVELGTPLHTTMMRARNGFRHAVKSEPLMSEFSAIYLGKDAYELETPDYRQKIREQFVRDQEYQNWQFNPELDFAPAFQNLQQLFTTNTWRSWRTWGITGGMIPWEDGHGWERSLVWNDMVSLPEFVPGQRGAYPEKVARGFWYYMQPEGNVVHPGAIALMENNGPTLAWIAGSPKAFTEKDRSFTVSEKLRKQVVLLNDTRSEQDFQFKWQLKISGKVLKKSKKSGTIKPAQTLFFPIKTTLKPQTLPDGLSFPVEGEISLTAQIGDRQHQDRFPFRLFAQPTPASATLTVFDPVGTTTQMLQQLGYSTVPWDGQETDSLLIIGREALSDGRQLPGDLREFIRNGGRTLIFIQDRQWLQETLGLRTCPHLSRRVFPIDPNHPAIEGLDREDLRDWRGASSLVEAYPDTTETGFETSPHGFPPYGWHWGNQGSVSSSAMEKPHLSSWRPILESEFDLAYTPLMELDYGGGRLILSTLDFADNIPLDPAATQLAKQLLDYAATAPLAAKASSTLFIGSDGEATALDRLGLVYQRADGLSTDAPLAIIGEDAEVSDNQLQGYLQQGGKVLILPRHDRPILGLTTAAARDFAGSLQVPQWPETRGLSASDLRSRADYDTWLIQSSDDLGAEIGADGLLARRQVGSGIAIATQLDPDALNADTNTYLRYTRWRHTRALCQILANLGATFKGDESVFEAIKSGRGSGKSPLYHPDYRTDFELGDNPYRYYRW comes from the coding sequence ATGAATCAACGATTTAAACAAAAATTAGTACACTGGTTAGGGCTATTGGCGATCGCCTTAATTACCCTAAGCTGTATCGGTAACCTCAATAATTCTTCTGCATCTGCTCCCATGAATACCTCCCCTTGCCGCACCTTCAACATTACTAATTATCCCCCCTTAACCCAAGTTCCCGAAAATAGCGATCGCGCTCAATTTTATCTCAACGGCATTTGGGAGTTTCAACCTGCCATCAGTCCAACCACTGATGCTTCTCCTCAATCTTCCCCGGATTCGGAAAGCTGGGGTAAAATTCGCGTTCCGGGAGACTGGCAACGGGAAAACGATCCGAGAAACCCAGGCTTGCTCTCTCGCGGCACAGGGGATATCTGGAGCCGCTTTGAGGGCAAAACTCTAGGGCGGGCTTGGTATCGAAAAACCGTCCAAATTCCCCAATCCTGGGCAGGACGCAGAATTTTGCTCAACCTAGACCGCGTGAGTACCGATGCCCAAATCTATGTTAACGATCGCCCTTGTGGCACAATTGAGTGGCCCTACGGCGCCGTTGATATTACCCCATCGGTCAAACTCGGAGAAGAGAATACTTTAACCCTACTCGTTAGTGCCTTTGCCGATGCAGAAGATCGAACCATTATCATGGGACCCGGAGAAATCTACACCAGTCCCGCTAAACTAGGCTCTCGCGGTCTGATTGGAGAAGTGCGCTTACTCAGTATCCCCGAAAGCGCGTGGATTAGCGATGTATTCGTGCAACCTTCCACCCGCAATCAATCGATAAAACTCAACATCGAACTAACCGATATTACCGAACCCGGTGCAGTGCAGATTAGGGCCGCCATGCTCGACGAACACGGAAACGTCGAACAACAATTTTCGGCACAGCAAGAGGTACAAGCAACACCCACTCAAACTTTAAACGTCTCCTGGAATTGGGAAAATCCCCGACTGTGGGACGTACAACAGCCTAACTTATATACCCTACGATTGCAGATTGAAGGGAAGAGTATTCAAGATACCTACGACCAATCCTTCGGGTTTCGCGAATTCTGGATTGAGGGCAAACGCTTTTACCTCAATGGCACGGAACTTCGCCTGCGTCCCGTCTACCACCGTGACTTGTGGCAAAGCTGGTGGGTCGGAAATCCGCAAGTGATGGATAAGATGATTCAGGGATACCAAGCCGCCGGATTTAACATTGCTGAGGTCTGGCCCGTCGATCATGACGAACGCGGCCGATGGCATTTTCGCGAATTATTAGCCGAACGGGCCGACCTGAAAGGACTGCCGCTCATGGGGCCGGTTCTACCCATGCACGTACTCGCTAAATCGAAAGATTGGAATCGGCCAGAGGTACGAGAACGATGGGAGCAGCGCATGGAAACCGAGATGCGTCGCTATCGCAACCATCCTTCCATCGTCATGTGGGTAACCAATGCTAACTATTACGGTCATTCTGACGATCAAAATCCCCGACGCATTGGGATGCAAACGGTTGAAGGAACCATCGGCAAAAACCCCGCTCGCTATTGGCACAATTATGTCGCATCGGGGAAAGAAGCGATCGCAATCATTAAAGAACACGACACAACGCGATCGGTCATTTCCCATCAAGGAGCTGCCGTTGGAGATGTTTATAGTCTGAATTCTTATCTGGGGATGATTCCATTGCAAGAGCGAGAAGAATGGCTGTCTAATTGGCAAGCCAATGGAGATATGCCTTACATGACGGTAGAATTGGGGACTCCATTACATACCACCATGATGCGCGCTCGAAATGGGTTCAGACATGCCGTGAAAAGCGAACCCTTGATGAGTGAATTTAGCGCGATTTATTTGGGGAAAGACGCCTACGAGCTAGAAACACCAGACTATCGCCAGAAAATTCGCGAGCAGTTTGTGCGAGACCAAGAGTACCAAAATTGGCAATTTAACCCCGAGCTAGACTTTGCTCCCGCATTCCAAAACCTACAACAGTTGTTTACGACAAATACCTGGCGCAGTTGGCGCACCTGGGGGATAACTGGAGGCATGATTCCTTGGGAAGACGGCCATGGTTGGGAGCGATCGCTCGTTTGGAATGATATGGTCAGTTTGCCAGAGTTCGTGCCGGGGCAGCGCGGAGCTTATCCGGAAAAAGTCGCTCGCGGGTTCTGGTATTATATGCAGCCAGAAGGAAATGTCGTGCATCCAGGGGCAATAGCACTCATGGAAAACAACGGCCCGACTCTCGCGTGGATTGCTGGCTCGCCGAAGGCATTTACGGAAAAAGATCGTAGTTTTACCGTATCCGAAAAGTTGCGGAAGCAGGTGGTGTTGCTGAACGATACGAGAAGCGAGCAAGATTTTCAGTTCAAATGGCAACTGAAGATCTCTGGAAAAGTTCTGAAAAAATCGAAAAAATCGGGAACGATTAAACCCGCTCAAACCTTGTTTTTCCCAATTAAAACGACTCTGAAACCACAAACACTGCCGGACGGTTTGTCGTTTCCAGTTGAGGGAGAAATTAGCTTAACCGCTCAAATTGGCGATCGCCAGCATCAAGACCGCTTTCCATTCCGCCTATTTGCCCAACCCACTCCAGCCAGCGCAACCCTGACTGTCTTTGACCCGGTGGGGACGACCACACAAATGCTGCAACAGTTAGGCTACTCGACGGTTCCCTGGGACGGACAAGAGACTGACTCGCTGTTGATTATCGGTCGCGAGGCCCTATCGGACGGCCGTCAACTCCCCGGAGATTTGCGCGAGTTTATCCGCAACGGAGGACGGACATTAATCTTCATTCAAGATCGACAATGGCTACAAGAGACTTTAGGCTTGCGCACCTGCCCTCATCTGAGTCGCCGCGTCTTTCCCATCGACCCCAACCATCCCGCGATCGAAGGATTAGATCGGGAGGATTTACGGGACTGGCGAGGAGCGAGTAGCTTAGTTGAGGCTTATCCAGATACCACTGAGACTGGCTTTGAGACCAGCCCGCACGGTTTTCCTCCCTATGGATGGCATTGGGGAAATCAAGGCTCGGTCAGCAGTTCTGCCATGGAAAAGCCACACCTGAGTTCGTGGCGACCCATTTTAGAATCAGAGTTCGATCTCGCCTATACTCCGCTCATGGAGCTGGACTACGGTGGAGGACGCTTAATCTTGAGTACTTTAGATTTTGCCGATAATATTCCTCTCGATCCGGCCGCAACTCAACTGGCAAAACAATTGCTCGATTATGCCGCAACAGCTCCGTTGGCGGCAAAAGCGTCATCGACTCTATTTATCGGCAGCGATGGGGAAGCAACAGCGCTCGATCGCTTGGGTTTAGTCTATCAAAGGGCAGATGGACTATCGACTGATGCACCGTTGGCGATTATTGGCGAGGACGCTGAGGTGAGCGACAACCAGTTGCAAGGGTATCTCCAGCAAGGCGGTAAGGTATTGATTTTACCGCGACACGATCGCCCGATTTTAGGCTTGACAACGGCAGCTGCTCGGGATTTTGCCGGTTCTCTTCAGGTTCCGCAATGGCCGGAAACTCGCGGACTGAGCGCGTCGGATTTGCGATCGCGAGCGGACTACGATACCTGGTTAATCCAATCAAGCGACGATCTCGGAGCCGAGATTGGTGCGGATGGACTCTTAGCTCGACGGCAGGTTGGTTCGGGGATTGCGATCGCAACTCAGCTCGACCCCGATGCTCTCAATGCAGATACGAATACGTACTTGCGCTATACTCGCTGGCGACATACGAGAGCACTTTGCCAGATCTTAGCTAATTTAGGTGCAACATTTAAAGGGGACGAATCAGTCTTTGAGGCGATTAAATCCGGTCGAGGATCTGGTAAATCTCCGTTGTATCATCCCGACTACCGGACTGATTTCGAGTTGGGCGACAATCCCTATCGCTACTATCGCTGGTAA